One Primulina tabacum isolate GXHZ01 chromosome 10, ASM2559414v2, whole genome shotgun sequence DNA segment encodes these proteins:
- the LOC142506178 gene encoding uncharacterized protein LOC142506178, translating to MARGLIWATAEDLSRNRGRVLMLYHQLLRSINSPDLPLNLAARLAKKAEARAIFLLHSEERSLHNIEDLIGCAEYALSILKKGEFPKIIQ from the coding sequence ATGGCTAGAGGTTTGATATGGGCAACTGCAGAGGATTTGTCACGAAACCGAGGTAGGGTGCTGATGTTGTATCACCAACTATTGAGGAGCATCAATTCACCTGATTTGCCACTCAACTTAGCAGCAAGGCTAGCGAAAAAAGCCGAGGCTCGAGCCATTTTTCTACTACATTCTGAAGAACGATCCCTTCACAACATTGAAGATCTTATCGGATGTGCAGAGTACGCACTTAGTATCTTAAAAAAAGGTGAATTCCccaaaattatacaataa